In Bernardetia litoralis DSM 6794, the genomic window AAATTTAGATTTTTGAATTTATAAAATAACTTTTTTGGTTTCTTAGGGTTATAATTTTTTTAAACTACACTTTTTAAACTATTATGGAACAGGGCAAAAACCACAACGAAACTATGGAAAACATCTCAATAAAACCCCAAGAATTGGTTTTTATATACGACAAAGACCAAAAAAATTGGGAAGAAAGACGTACCGAAGCAATGGGAATTGCTGAATTTGTACGTGAAATGGAATTCAAAAATATTACGCCAACAATGTGGAAAACGCTTTTAGGTTGGTTAGAATTAGAACCCAAACAACTTTTTGATGAAAATCATGAAAACTACAACGACAAAATAAAAAGTAAAGATTATGAAATGAATGATTGGCTTACTATTTTGGTAAATGATTATAAAATGATAAAATTTCCAATTGCAGCCATCAACAAAAAAGCTATTTTGTGTACACAGAGAAATGAAATAACAATGCTGTATTCAAATAGACCTGCCAACGAAGAAATAAAATAATTCTTTTAGAAGAAAAAAGCCTTTTTTGAAAGTTTGTATAGAAATTATGCAAACTTTTTTTTATAACAAAATATTTATACTAACTAAGAAGTGGTTTTAGAAATTGTGGCACTATCAGTACACCTTCAAAGGTGTCAGATAGTTTGTTTATAAACTGTACTGACACTTTTGAACGGCTTTAGCCCTCAACGAAGTTAAAGTGTCTGACAGATTTATTTATTCTAAAATCAAAATTAGTTCAGTATAGCTGTAAAACTAAACTATAAAATTATGAAAAAGCTAAAAGAACTTTCAGAAATAGACAAAAATAGAGTTATTGAAATGGCGTGGGAAGACAGAACTCCATTTGATGCAATTCTTGTGCAATTTGATTTGACAGAAAAAGAAACCATCACGCTGATGCGTAGAGAAATGAAACCTTCTTCTTTCAAAATGTGGAGAAAAAGAGTACAAGGACGAAGCACAAAACACAAAGCAAAAGCAGCCAATGATTTGAGTCGTTTTAGATGTAGCCTTCAAAAAACAATTTCATCAAATAAAATCAGTAAAAGATAAAAAAATGTAGCATATCTTTTAAGGTGTAAAAATGTAGTGTATGCTATTAGCTTACAAATAATTCATTGCTTTGGCTCACTAAAAGCAGGATTTGTAATAAAATCTTCATCTGTTAGCATTTCCAAAAAAGCAATAATATCTTGTTTTTCTTGCTCAGTCAAAGCTAAACGAACTTCTCCATTTGGGTCAGTAATAAAATCATTACTTGCTGCCGTGATAAGTGTCGAAAGAGTTTGGCTTTTTTGAACTCCAACATCATAATGTTCGATGACTTCTTCTAATGTTTGAAATCTTCCATCGTGCATATAGGGCGCAGTGAGGGCAATATTTCGAAGTGATGGCGTTCTAAATTTTCCTTTATCATAACTATTTTGAGTAACAGAAAATAATCCTTCTTCTAGGTTTTCATCGTTATCCAAACCGTTATTATGTAAGCCCTCAAAACCTAAAGTACTTCCTGAAGTAAGCGAACCCAAATGACAATCTCCACAATTTCCACCTCTGATTCCTTGT contains:
- a CDS encoding arsenate reductase family protein, translated to MENISIKPQELVFIYDKDQKNWEERRTEAMGIAEFVREMEFKNITPTMWKTLLGWLELEPKQLFDENHENYNDKIKSKDYEMNDWLTILVNDYKMIKFPIAAINKKAILCTQRNEITMLYSNRPANEEIK
- a CDS encoding TIGR03643 family protein, which encodes MKKLKELSEIDKNRVIEMAWEDRTPFDAILVQFDLTEKETITLMRREMKPSSFKMWRKRVQGRSTKHKAKAANDLSRFRCSLQKTISSNKISKR